One region of Citrus sinensis cultivar Valencia sweet orange chromosome 6, DVS_A1.0, whole genome shotgun sequence genomic DNA includes:
- the LOC102614265 gene encoding zinc finger protein 10: MEQAGYCWMWNKRKHDLNSHFPSTNSYDDSWEEQAFAEDAAGPLGGCIWPPRSYSCSFCRREFRSAQALGGHMNVHRRDRARLKQSSSSNPQNEIHHHDHQFQNNNDHHLQNNNHPFASLGFHQYPSQQLCNFVYNPSPNSDPVVIASSSSPSRVVSAHPSTQKTRPDKTFVIPSLSSPIAQEQQHKRSPISSPKSCSNSVADKNNSTIVKSACRVKADYVKTDLSVSLNLVVRRTRPTLSTGKEAAVGCKRRRTEASSLPFFLKPCSFDHDKDHLQSEEHKILNPSSIEDLDLELRLGDPPPKVK; this comes from the coding sequence ATGGAGCAAGCAGGGTATTGCTGGATGTGGAATAAGCGAAAACATGATTTGAATTCTCATTTTCCATCGACAAATTCATACGATGATTCATGGGAAGAACAAGCTTTTGCTGAAGATGCAGCAGGGCCTCTAGGTGGGTGCATATGGCCTCCAAGATCTTATTCTTGCAGCTTTTGTAGGAGGGAATTCAGGTCAGCTCAAGCTCTTGGTGGTCATATGAACGTCCATAGGAGGGATAGAGCAAGACTAAAGCAGTCTTCCTCTTCAAATCCCCAAAATGAAATTCATCATCATGATCATCAGTTTCAAAATAACAACGATCATCaccttcaaaataataatcatcctTTTGCATCTTTGGGGTTTCATCAATACCCATCTCAGCAGCTTTGTAACTTTGTTTATAACCCTAGCCCTAATTCCGATCCTGTTGTTATtgcatcatcatcttcacctTCTAGGGTGGTTTCAGCTCATCCATCTACTCAAAAGACTCGTCCAGACAAGACCTTTGTTATTCCTTCTTTATCTTCTCCAATTGCGCAAGAGCAACAACACAAGAGATCCCCTATTTCTTCCCCTAAATCTTGTTCAAATTCGGTGGCTGACAAGAATAATTCCACAATTGTAAAATCAGCGTGTAGGGTTAAGGCAGATTATGTTAAAACAGATTTGTCTGTGAGCTTGAATTTGGTTGTTCGACGAACACGCCCAACTTTATCTACTGGCAAGGAGGCAGCTGTTGGATGCAAGAGAAGGAGAACTGAAGCATCATCACTACCTTTCTTCCTCAAGCCATGTTCATTTGATCATGATAAAGATCATCTTCAATCAGAAGAACACAAAATACTTAACCCTAGCTCAATTGAGGACTTGGATCTTGAGCTCAGGCTTGGTGACCCGCCGCCTAAGGTAAAGTAA